Sequence from the Asterias amurensis chromosome 14, ASM3211899v1 genome:
TAgccagttgatatttgaaccaacgttgggcaaACAAAATGGGCAATTTTCGACCAACGAGATTTGCAGTGATGTGACCCATTGTATAGTTTACTGCGCTGAGAGATCTTAATTAGCCTGTGTAAATAAAGCTATTTCCAATAAGCGTTCTTATTTAGATCGTTTCCCGGGCATAATTATGTGTTGTTAAGGCAACCAAGAATTCAACAAAACATGTTTCCAGATATCATCGTATCTCCTTCATTCAATCatgcatatatttttttaaataatgctaCCATCGTACTAATGTGTGTCGATTGTTAATCAAAAGTAACATGGGTGTGCTATAATTTGCTATTTGAGCCCTAAAAGGCTCTGGATGAAGAAGTCGCAAAAGTTTACATTATAAGGCTCAAATTAGAAACGAGTTTGAGAATTGTCACGTAGGATACCTTGGGTTTCAgacactgttaaaaaaaaaataaacattttgaagcaaaGTGTGACACCGTTTGGTCAAATGCATATCCTGGAAAGTGTTACAAGttacaaaagacaaaacaacaaacatcgATTTGCAATGCCTTTGGTGCACTGCCCTCTATACGGGCTTTCCATGCAGTTAATTATACTTTAAGGAATATATGTGGGGgctaaaaataaatgaataatataTATCGTGGGTGTTCGAAAGCACTAATgcagattaaagacactggacactattggtaattgtcaaaggcaagttttctcaccatatgcatgaaataaataaaccctctgaaaattttgagctcaattggtcatcgaagttgcgagataataatggggaaaaaccacccttgtcacacgaagttgtgtgctttcagatgcttgatttcgagacctcaaattctaaacttgaggtctcgaaatcaaattcgtcgaacattacttctttctcgaaaactacgtcacttcagagggagccgtttctcacaatgtgttttactatcaacctctcgccattaatcattaccaagtaaggttttacgctaataattattttgagtaattaccaagagtgtccactgcctttaaacagattCTGGCTGTTTCCATTCACATTACGTCGGATCATTGagccttttgaaaaataaaaccaataggccttttcacactatcgACCTTCGATCCGTGTCGAACCTTATCCGGATAGGGTCCGTGTATACAATATAAGGCTCAAATTAGAAACGAGTTTGAAAATTGTCACGTATCGACGACCTTGTTTCAGACACTGTTTAAACTAATAACCGGCTCGGTCCTtaaacagcgccagccaccaaccaaggtcattaccacgcagtgaagaccggggcctcccactgttattccctaagcTGTTTAACTAGGGTTACCCGTGTCTGTTTGacttaatttttcatttttttttatctaaaaTTTTAGCAGATATGTAAGCCAAGCTGGCTAGGGATTAATTTTACGTTGCCAAATTGACAATATTAAGCTCAAATTAGAAATAAATCAGTATTGGCACAGTCCCAAAAGAAATGTGTTTCCAACGAAATGTTTGCACaaatcaattttaaaacaaaacaaagcacgAAATAATTATGACGACTGAACATCAAGCTTTTAATAATATCTTCGAACCAATATTTCGATTTGCATGATCCGGAAATCCACTGCCCCCAACGGTTCACTTGTGCTTTGCTTTACACAAAGCTTTGCGGTTGGATGTTTGTAGTGCCAATGAAATGAAGGATGTGCGGGAACGATTTGGGGAGGGGCAACTTTGTCTCAGATTAATTTAATTATCGCTGCAGTTGTGAATCATATCCAATGCGGATAGTTGCCCAACAAAAATCAATGGGTGTGTTTTAAgtctcaaacaaaaattaaaacagatTTCGGCATTAAAAAAATACGATTGGTTTCATGCAGGATCAGTAATCAAATCAATCGCAATGTTAATGTTAAGGACATCGGCAATGAATTCTATAGTATCAAACAAGATTGAATTTATTATTCAATCTTCAATGTTGTACTTTATACTCCAGTCGATACTGAAGGTCCTATAGTGAACTGCCCCCCAGATGTGTTCGGCTTTACCAACGACAGCAATGCTCATGCTATGGTTCAGTGGTATGCGTATTATGAATATGCGCATTATGAATATGCGTATGACTATGAAGATGGATATATTCACCAAGTCACATGCAGGGACGATGCCGAAGGGATAACTGTCCAATCAGGTGACTTCTTCAAAGTGGGTACCACCAACGTCACGTGTACGGCGTGGGATGCTGCCGGTAACCCTGGACAATGTACATTCGTAGTGactgtcacaggtttgtaagAAAGTTATTGCTctttgaaataaatgaaacCAGGCGTTTTTCTGTGTAGTTGAACTATCGAACATGTTCAGACCTAACATTTTGAATGTGCATTATAGCCGGTTAATTACCATAAAAGCaatataaacataaaacatGGATACAATACTACCACTTAACTATTATCAAACACAAGCGCGGCGTCTGCCATTaaattattgacaaaattgacaaaaacgtAAAATTCACATCCTGAGAGCAGTGTTAGTGATTCAAAACATTTTCATCAGTGTCTAATACTTGTACAGGGTATACTTATTGTCAGTTTGATTTGTTTCATTACTGGGATTGATGTCTATAGTTTtagttctttatttttttttttttttattaaccagTTTGCAACATGACTCGCCTGGGTATGGAAAGCGGTGCCATATCCGACCATCAGATTACTGCTATGAACGTCTTGAACAATGACACCAAAAACTACGGACCAGCACTAGCTAGGTTGAACGGCATAAGTAAGTATAATACCTCTTTTCACGAAGGATACGTGCAATGTTTTATGCGTCAACGCACGCAATAACAATCTGCTTAGTCGTTTTGATGACGTATACTGAGTGGTACATCTTGCGTGTGGTCCTATTAGTTGCACAGACAAGAAGGCAATTTATTCCATATAAGTTATAACCAAATTTTTGTCTGTTTGGTACTAGGTCATGGTTACACGCAATTCAAAcatctttcaaaaacgaagtaaTATCGTTTCCAATGGCATTTCTATTTTTCAGGGACAACTTCTAGTAAATTTTCCTTTCTTCAGTCCCAAAATAAATCAGTTAAAATAAATTTCAATTACCCATGTTTTTTCTTGGTCCTTTGTGATCTTGCCTCTAAAGGCATACTGTTAGTGAAAGTTGTTGTTTTGCAGTCACCTGTGTGTATATTTTAACACAAAGGGCTAAGAAACAAAACCTGTTTGTTTGAACAGGTTCCTGGTGTGGAAAGCAGTGGACTGACACATGGATCCAGGTGGATTTCCCCCGCACTGTGGACATCTACGGCCTGATCATCCAGGGACGTTACCAATCAGACGAATACGTGACGGGTTTTTATCTCATGTATGGAGATGAAGAAAACTCATTGATATATTATAGTGAAAAGGTAACTGTAATAGTCAAATAAAACTCATGTCATGTTGGTTATCGATGTCCCTATTTCtccagtttaaagccattggacactttcggtaaacagtgttgtccaaaggcccacacttcgtgtatcacaacttatataaaataacaaacctgtgaaagtttaggctcaatcggtcatcggattcgggagaaaataacgggaaaacccacccttgtttccgcacgtttcgccgtgtcatgacatgtgtttaaaataaacctaaaataaacccgtaattctctacaacgagaattgataattgttttaatgttttctcaaaaagtaaagcatttcatggaataatatttcaagagaagtctttcaccatgaccttctgtaaaccctgtaagttatttgtaaatcggtgaactttttttttttctgtaccgaaagtgtataatggctttaaggtgggAATGTCATTATGTTCATACCTTGGTAGACAGGTTGCGACCCGCCACAATCCGAAACAGAATTTCACAGATCTCACCATATTCATTAGTTGTTGTCAAGCCAAAAATGCATTCCCTTAAAAGAGCATTATCTCAGTACAAGTTCCATATACATCTACGagaggcctacatgtacagcaaATGACGAGAACAAGTTGATATGCACTGCCAGCTCGGTATAAAATaatcatttatttgtattatatttttataagtatgtttaaaaaaaaggttactgATCAGAATTAGAGTCGCAATATTTCCCCTATAACAA
This genomic interval carries:
- the LOC139947404 gene encoding retinoschisin-like yields the protein MVTRNSNIFQKRSSWCGKQWTDTWIQVDFPRTVDIYGLIIQGRYQSDEYVTGFYLMYGDEENSLIYYSEKLYASGPRSDGQDVLISVQTTSQRMIQASIIRIEPLWSDNPCMRFEIISCN